The Flavobacterium johnsoniae genomic sequence ATGTTTTATGTAATGTCTTTTTTCCCACAAAGGGTAAAGGAAAAACCATAATATACCCATTGCTAAAAATACAATTGCACTGTTTGTATTTCCTTTATAAAGATCAAATGCTATAATAAGACCATAAATTATCGGTATTATAATTTTACTTTTTAATCTTTTCTTTTTAATTCGCTCTGATTTTGAAGCTGTATAAAGTTGATATTGTAGAAAATCATTTTCGTCAAGTTGATAAGTGATAAGCATTATTATTTTGAGATTGGTTTATTTGCTTTATTTTTTGTCTATCGGATAAAAGAATTTAAAAGAATTGGCAACCGCAGGATGTAATATTGTTCCGTGGTTTTCTTCGGGAAAATAATCGAAATAGAGTTTAATGTTTTTGCTTTTTGAAAGTTTTATTTTTTCTGCCAATAAATTTGCATCAACTTCCATTACACGCGGAATGGCGGTTGGAGTTAAACCTTCTTTACCCACAGCAATATAAATTTCAATTTTCTGATTAAAGTTCTCTTTCAATATTTCAGAATCTGAATTTAATAAAGAGCCATTATCCCACCATAAACTCGGACTAACGATAACGTATTTATTAAAAAGAGAAGGTTTTTTAAATAAGATTTCTGTTTCCAATAATCCGCCAAGAGATTGACCAATAATCATTTTTGATTCGTTGGTTTTATATTTTTTATCAATAAAAGGTTGTAATTCTTTTTCTATAAAAGCTATAAATTGATCAGAATGACCTGTGGTTGGAAAACGAGTTTTATCATTTTCTACCGTTGTAGGAAATGTAAAATCTCTACGTCTGTCGACAGTTGCAATACCTACAACAATCGATTTTGGAACTTGATTGATCCATTCAAAACTATTAAATTGAACTAATCCAGAAATATGAATAAAATCTTCATCGGCAGAACCATCTAACAAATAAATAACCGGGTATTTTGTAGCTTCTTCTCCTTTATATCCTTCTGGAAGATAAATATTTAAGATTCTTTTTTCTCCTAATTCTTTTGATTGAATTTCGTCAATAACACCTAAAACAAAAGGTTTAGAAGTTTCAACAATTTTAGTTTTGTTTTTTTGGCTGAATATTGAAGTAAAAAATAAAAGAGAAAAAGCCAGAGCGTAAAAATTGTTCATTAGAAAATGATGTAAAATGTTTTTGTAAAATTAATTTTAATTAAGAAATTTCACGATTTTATTTTAAGATATAGGTACTGTAAATCATCTTTTGAAGCTGAATATTTAAAGTACTTTTCTTTATAAAGTATAGAATTAAAATAAATTTCTTGTATATCTTTTTTGTCTTTTAGACTCGAAACGGCCATAAACTGAGCAAGAAGTACGTTGTATAAATTGCTAAAATTTACTTCACTGTAAGATTCTTTTTTTTCATAACCATACCATTTAAAATCTTTAAAATCAAGATCCGTGTAATAGTAATATTTCTTGCCATTAAAAGTGGGAAGTTTTTCAGAAAAAGATAAAATTTTATCGTAGTTTTTCAGCATTAAAAGCACTTTAAAGCGCGGTCCGACAAGAGAATTAATGATATTAAAATAAAATATGCATTTCTCGGTTTCGTTTTTAAAACCCAATGCCTCGATATCAATATTTTTCATGCTTAAATCTGCATTATTAAATAAAGTAGCAATTCCCCCATGAATTCTGTAGTAGTAATTGTCTAAAAGCCATCGTTCATCTATTTTCTGTGATAATATTTCTTTTACAACTTCAATATTTGGTCTAGGTTTTCGTTTTTCACTTACTTGATTATAATGAATTTCACGAATTACATACCACATTGTCAATTCGTCATTGCTTGGTCTTGACAAATATTTGTTAGATAATATTGTTTCATCGCCTTTTCCAACTTCAATCAATGTTTGGCAAATTTGATTTAGTTTTGGAGTTTTTAATGAATCTATTGACTTTGCAAATTGTTCCCCTGAAGCATTTGTGTTTTTAGAATAAAGTTCGCTAATCGCGATAAGATTTTTCAAATCTTTATCATTGAGTTTTACTTGTGCAGACGAAACAAAAAACAAAAATGTAAAAAGTATGAAAATTAATTTTTTCATTGTTTCAAATTTTGGACTTCTTTCACTTCCTGTTCCGGTTTATGATAGCTATTTCTGTTTGTAGTAACAATTAGAACGCCTGCTTCTCCATAATTTCCATAAATATTAATGCCTTTTTGTTTTTCAAGAGCAGTAATTTTTTTGATTTCCATTTTAGAAAGAACCAATTTCTCATTTTCTAAATCCTGATAACGATGCGGAATTCCGTCTACCACAACTATTGGTTTTTCAGTAATTTTTCCAGCTTTAGCTAGTGTTTCTATAGAATCTGAAAGATAAAGTTTGTCTTTGCCTTCATCTGAAAGTTCATATCTGTTTTGAGAAAAAACCGTAATCGAAAGGAATAAGAAAAGCAAGGTAAAGAATTTCATATATGTTTGCGTTTAATGGTTAGAAAAGTAAATTTTTGTAAATCGAAAATACAAAAAAAATCCTGCAAATTTTGCAGGACTTAGTGTTTCGAATTATTTAATTTTTTATTTCGAATTTTCAGCAAAAACAGCGTCTAACCCTTCCATTGCAATTGTGAAACCTTCTTTAAAGCCCATTTCGATTATTTTTTCTAGATCAGAAAATTTTTCATGTCTAATTGCAATATCGACGTAAGTAGTATCGCCATTTTCTGAAAAATTAACATCCCAACTTGAACGCGGAAAATCATTATTTATATTTCCTTCATTGTCTGAAAAAGCATCAGAATATTTGAAATTCGTTTTCGGACTAATCGACGTAAAATCGGCAATTGCCCAATGTTCTTCGCCTTCAGGGCCAACCATTGCGTACAATCTGCGGCCGCCTTCTTTAAATTCCATACTTTTTGTTCTTGATTTCCAAGGAGCAGGCGCCCACCATTTGTCTAGAATTTCTGCTTCTGTCCAAGCAGACCAAACGTTTGCAAGTGAAGCGTTGAATTCGCGTTTTACATTTACGGTACTATTTTCTTTATCTACAGTAAAATTCATTAAAAGATTTGATTTCATTTTCTTTAGATTTTAATTCGTTACTAATTAATTTGCTTGAAATGCTATTATTTTCGAGCTTCGAAGATTTTGTCCAAACTATCCATAGCAGATGTAAATCCTTGTTTGAAACCCATTTCAATTATTTTTTGCAATTCTTCAAAACTGTCACGTTTGATATGAATATCGACAACGGTTAACTCGCCTTGTTCAGAAAAGGTAATATCCCAATAAGAGCTTCCAAATTCAGAATTCGGATTTCCGTCAGCATCACAAAAAGTGGCAGAATGTTTAAAATTTGTTTTCGGAGAAATCGAAGTATAATCAAAAAAACTCCAGCGTTCTGTGCCGTCAGGACCAACCATGGCGTACAGTCTTTTTCCACCTTCTTTAAATTCCATACTTTTGGTTCTGGATTTAAACGGAGCTGGCGCCCACCACAAATCCAGAATTTCTGGCTCAGTCCATGCAGACCAAACATCTGACAAAGGTGCATCAAATTCGCGTTTTACATTTACGGCTTTATTTTCCTTGTCTACAGAAAAATTCATTAGCAAATCAGTTTTCATTTTCTTTAGATTTTAAGTTTAATAATACTTGATCTAACTGACTAAAACGCTGTTCCCAAATTGCTTTAAATTGTTCCAGCCATTGATCAACTTCTTTCATTTTATCAATTTTGAGCTGATAATAAATTTCTCTGCCCAATTTTTTTTCTTCTAATAAATCACATTCGTTTAATATTTTAATGTGTTTAGAAACGGCTTGTCTAGTAGTTTGAAATTGTTCCGCAATCGCATTTGGAGTCAATGCAGTCGAAGAAATCAAAACCAAAATCGCTCTTCTCGTCGGATCGGCAATTGCCTGAAAAATATCTCGTTTCATCTTTTTATAAATTACGCAACTAATCAGTTGCAAATATACGCAACTTTTTGGTTGCGCAACACGAAAAGAAGTTTTTTTTATTTAGAAAGACCGAAAACAAAAAAAGACGCATTAAAATTGCGCCTTTTTCCAGAATTATATGTTACATAATTATCGTCTAAATTTATTTCTCACGATGATATCTTTTAGTTTAGCTTTCAGATCTTCGCCCGTGTCATAAACCATTTGTTCATTGTTTGGAAAAGCTACGGCGCGTTTAGAAAAATAGCTTTGATAATTATCATCGCAAGCATTTCGGTCTCCTTTATATTTTGAATAAACATTTTCAAAAATAAATTCACTGCTAATTGGAAAAGTTTGTATTAATTGATTGCTTTTTAAATCAACATAATCAACTTTAGCCGTAACCAAGCAAGATTTAAATTGTCTAAATTCATAAACCGTAGCGCGGATAATTTTATAATTATCAACTTTAATTTCTTTTCCCAAACTATCTTTTACAGGTTTTCCGCGACTGTCCAAAATCGTTTTTACGCCATCTTTAACCACTTTTTCTTTTAGAAATTCTTTCTCTTTAATCTGTTCTGGGGAAATTGCAATTTCTCTAAAATTAAGAATCAAACTGTAATCGTACGTTACATTTTTTTGTCTTGTGCTATGGTAAACCGTCCATTTGTCATTTAAACCATAAGTTTTGAAATCCAATAAATCATTTTGAAGCATTTTCGGAATCACCATCTCTGTTTCGTTTTTGGCGTAAACATCAACAAAATCAGTTCCTTTAAAAAGCGCATCATCCATCAGTTTTTTGGCATTTTTGTAATCAGGATTAATGCTTTCTAAATAAGCAAAATCATCGTAAGCTTTTCTGAAATCTAATTTATTATTCGATTTTAAAAGTGCCGAAGCGTTTTCATATAAATATTTTGAAAGCGCATTTTTACTATTTACAATTTCAGTCGAATAATTATCAAATGAGAAATTAGCATTTCTGCCTAGCTTCAATAACTTCAATGGCAAAATCGGGCCAATTTTTTCCTGACGGTTATTTAGCTGTAAATAAGTATTGTAAATTCGTTCCGCATTGGCAGGATTTCCTTCTTTGTTTAACATTTCAAGATTACGTAAATCTCTATCTTTCGCTTTTGCAAAAGCCTCTTCAAGCAAATACACATAATCTTGTTTTCCTTTAGCATCTTTATTTGTTCTTAAAGCTTCGACAGCTCGATCAATTGCGCCGTCGTAATTTCCGTCACTTATAAGCGCTTGAGTTGTCTTAACGCCACAAGAAGATAGAGCCAAAAAAAGTATAGAAATTAGTAAAGTAGTTTTTTGCATAGTAATTCTTTTAAAGGTGTAAATATATTTCTTTTAATATTCAACAACTATGCCTTTTTTAAGATTTTTTTGAGGAGCAGATTTATAGGTTTTCATAAGAAGCCTTGATCCCGCTTTCGCCTTTATCTCTCCATTGCATTACGAGGATATCGGCTCTATCGGGGCTAGATTAGAACGTTTGGTTTTTATAAGAAATGAAGAAAAAACTAATTAGTTAATAATTTTTTTATCAATACGATTTGACCTAAATGGTAATAACTATGTTCAATCATTGCTTCAATGTTTCTTCTGTATGAACCATATTTTACATCTACGAAATTTTCTTCGAGTTTTTCATCAGTTATTTGTTCAATTAGAGAAGCAAATTCTTCAGCATCATTCCAGAATTTAATTAGAAAATTTTCCCACTCTTGCTGAGAATTTATTGGAGGAAAATCAAAACTGAATTTATCTTTTATATCCAGCGTTCCACCTTTGAAGACATTGTTTATTCCATCAATATAGTAATGAATATGTTGTGCCAGAAGCGCGATGGTATTTAAATTTTGAATAGGAGTAACGGCTATTTTCCAGTCCAGATTTTGCAACTGATCTTTGTAATTAGTATTGGCAATCCATGTTCCGTTTAGGATAACTTCTCTAAAACGACTCGCAATTTCTATTGTATTTTTCATATTACATTAAATTATTTTAGCATAACAAATCCATAAAAAGCATGTGTGAAATTAAACGTATTTCAACCACCAATGCTGGTTTTCAGCTTTATATTTTCCAAACCATTGGCAAGGTTTATAAAGAATTGCCACAACAAAAATCCAAATTATATAGATTATCCAAATCGATAAACCGCTTTCAGCACCTTTTGGTCTTCCAAAAGTTCCAGACGCAAATTCGAATTGCGAAAAAGTGAAACCTTGCGCAAAAAGCATTAAAAGAGTTAGAATATGAATGACATAAAAGTGAACTACAAAATAAAACAAAGGTACTTTTCCGTAAACTAAAGCTACTTTTTTGATTCCGTTTGAGAATCTTTCTGCGAAAGCTAGAAGCAAAAACATAATTCCCAAAGTAACCAGACAAAATAGGAGAGAAGGCGGATATTTGGTTATATTCATAAAAGATAAAAAGGTAAAAACGGCATCTTTTTGTGTTGTCCATAAAACTGGATCTCCATAAATATTTATAAAACGAATTATGACAAATAAAGCTAAAGCGCTTAAACCAATTTTTATGAATAGATTTTTTCTTTTTTCTTCTGCCAATGCAAAGAATTTACCAGTTGCAAAACCCACTAGCATTATGCCAAGCCACGGAATTGGCGGATAACCCATAATAAATGCTCTTCCAGAAAACGGAATTACGATTGGACTGAAAAACGGCGCCAAAATGTTTTTTAGAACTGAATTTTCTTCAAAAGGAATAATTGGTAAAATGTTGTGAAAAAAGAGTATGAAAAGTCCAATAAATCCTAAAATCTGAGAACGGATTTTAAGCAGTAAACTTAAAACAATAAACCCAAAACCAATTGCCGCAATCACTTCAAACAAAACGGAATGAAAACCAATATCGAAGAACAATCCAAAATTGACAATGGTAAATTCAAGAATAAGCAACCAAATTCCTCTTTTAAGTAAAAATTTTCTCGTTTCGGCTAAATCATTTTTGTTTTGAAGCGAAAGATAAACCGAAGTTCCTGCAAGAAAAACAAAAGTCGGCGCACATAAATGCGTAACAAAACGCGTAAAAAACAACAATGGCGAAGTAGTAGCCAAATCGGTCGGACTTTGTATAATCGAATCGACATGCATTAAATCCCGAACATGGTCAAGAGCCATAATAATCATTACAATTCCGCGGACAATGTCGATTGATGGTTGTCGTTTCATGGGTTTGATTTTTAAATACTTAAGAGTAAATCTAAGAAAATATTTTTTAAGTATTTAAGCAATAATAGTAATAGTAAATGAATTGCCTCTAGTTTTAGCTGGAGGTATATTTGATAAAAGTAAAAAGGCTTTAGCCAAAAAATGATTTGGCTAAAGCCCTATGAGAAAGACTTTATTATTAAGCTCTAGCTAAAGCTGGAGGCAATTGAAAAATATTTAGTTAGATTTTCTAATCTTCACTTGATACACAATTTCCCAAAAAATAATGGAGATAATAGCATTCGTAAAAATGGCAGTTTTAACCTGATACGGATCGTAATTAACAAACAAATGTAAGTTTGTAAACTGCAAAGCCAAAAACATAGAAAGAGCAGCAATTGCAACAGCACAAAGTACATTAAGCAAAGGCTTCCACTTTAAAGCAAAAAAAGCATAGATAAGATTTAAAACTCCGAAACCAACTCCCAAAACAACAAACGGATCTCCTTTTATTTTTTCATTCAATGAAAGTAAAAAGTGCGTTGAAGTAAGATATAAAAAGAATAAGATGGAATATAAAAGGATTCGTATTTGTGGTTTCATTTTGTATTATTTTTTATCGAGCAAAATTAAGCAATTAAAATGAAGCTCTGATTAGGATTTTATTGCAAAAGCGTTTCGACTTTATTTTCGGATTTTTCTTTTAGCGGACTATCAGCTTTCAAACTCCAAATAATTAGAAATTTTCCTTTTGCAATATATTCTTCTGGATGTTCATCGGTTGGTTGACCATCTTTTCCCCAAAGCAAACCTTGAAGAAAACGATCGCCTTTAAAAACGTGATCAAACTCAAAATACATAATTGAACCTTTGTCTCCTTTGTTTTTAAAGCTCTGAATGGCTTTGCTTTTTACAGTTCCCACAATGTTACTGTAGGTTTGAATATCGTTGTAAAAGGTACAAGCTTGTGACGAAATGCAAATATTGCCATCGCTTGCTATGTAACCTTTCGGAATTTCTTTTGGCTTTAGTTTTAAATCTGTGAGGGTTTGGCTGAATGAATTGGTTGTTAGTAGGAAGAATAAAATTAATAGAGGGATTGTAGGTTTCATGATTTTGGGGTCTGATTTGGTAATACTAAAATATGGATTTTTATTTTATACAAAAACATTTTTCACTAGCGTGAGCATCTCGCTCTTGCTCGTCAAGTTTTGTTTTTTACTCAGATTGTGTTCACGAGCGGGACGCTCGCGCTAGCGGGGGACAAAACTGGGTGGTTACTTTGCGTGAGCTTCGATTTCGCTCAGCCTGACAAAACGTTGTCAAATAATCTAACATCTAAACTCAAAAATTTACAATAAAAAAATCCCGTCTCAATTAAGAAATGGGATTAGGGTGATATTCCTTTTTTATTGTAGTTTATTTAGATATAAAAGAATTGGCTTGCTAAAGTTTTAACTTGCT encodes the following:
- a CDS encoding DUF1624 domain-containing protein — protein: MKRQPSIDIVRGIVMIIMALDHVRDLMHVDSIIQSPTDLATTSPLLFFTRFVTHLCAPTFVFLAGTSVYLSLQNKNDLAETRKFLLKRGIWLLILEFTIVNFGLFFDIGFHSVLFEVIAAIGFGFIVLSLLLKIRSQILGFIGLFILFFHNILPIIPFEENSVLKNILAPFFSPIVIPFSGRAFIMGYPPIPWLGIMLVGFATGKFFALAEEKRKNLFIKIGLSALALFVIIRFINIYGDPVLWTTQKDAVFTFLSFMNITKYPPSLLFCLVTLGIMFLLLAFAERFSNGIKKVALVYGKVPLFYFVVHFYVIHILTLLMLFAQGFTFSQFEFASGTFGRPKGAESGLSIWIIYIIWIFVVAILYKPCQWFGKYKAENQHWWLKYV
- a CDS encoding DUF1572 domain-containing protein — encoded protein: MKNTIEIASRFREVILNGTWIANTNYKDQLQNLDWKIAVTPIQNLNTIALLAQHIHYYIDGINNVFKGGTLDIKDKFSFDFPPINSQQEWENFLIKFWNDAEEFASLIEQITDEKLEENFVDVKYGSYRRNIEAMIEHSYYHLGQIVLIKKLLTN
- a CDS encoding ArsR/SmtB family transcription factor gives rise to the protein MKRDIFQAIADPTRRAILVLISSTALTPNAIAEQFQTTRQAVSKHIKILNECDLLEEKKLGREIYYQLKIDKMKEVDQWLEQFKAIWEQRFSQLDQVLLNLKSKENEN
- a CDS encoding alpha/beta hydrolase, with translation MNNFYALAFSLLFFTSIFSQKNKTKIVETSKPFVLGVIDEIQSKELGEKRILNIYLPEGYKGEEATKYPVIYLLDGSADEDFIHISGLVQFNSFEWINQVPKSIVVGIATVDRRRDFTFPTTVENDKTRFPTTGHSDQFIAFIEKELQPFIDKKYKTNESKMIIGQSLGGLLETEILFKKPSLFNKYVIVSPSLWWDNGSLLNSDSEILKENFNQKIEIYIAVGKEGLTPTAIPRVMEVDANLLAEKIKLSKSKNIKLYFDYFPEENHGTILHPAVANSFKFFYPIDKK
- a CDS encoding SRPBCC family protein, producing the protein MKTDLLMNFSVDKENKAVNVKREFDAPLSDVWSAWTEPEILDLWWAPAPFKSRTKSMEFKEGGKRLYAMVGPDGTERWSFFDYTSISPKTNFKHSATFCDADGNPNSEFGSSYWDITFSEQGELTVVDIHIKRDSFEELQKIIEMGFKQGFTSAMDSLDKIFEARK
- a CDS encoding SRPBCC family protein translates to MKSNLLMNFTVDKENSTVNVKREFNASLANVWSAWTEAEILDKWWAPAPWKSRTKSMEFKEGGRRLYAMVGPEGEEHWAIADFTSISPKTNFKYSDAFSDNEGNINNDFPRSSWDVNFSENGDTTYVDIAIRHEKFSDLEKIIEMGFKEGFTIAMEGLDAVFAENSK